GCCTTTTGAGATGGGCATCAACCTGGATGCCCAGGTGCGCAATGTTCTCGGGGACGTGCGTTTCGTCGTTCCCGGCCCCCTCATCGGGGAGCTCAAGCACCTCACGGAGACCAACAGGCACGCCAAGCCCGCCCTGGCACTTGCCAGGACAAAGGAGATCGTGCAGTGCGATTCCTTCGGCGACGATGCTGTCATCGAGGTCGCCGAGAGGGAGCACGGGTACATCCTCACCAACGACAAGGAGCTGAGGAGAAGAGCCAGAAAGCAGCTCATTCCACTCCTGTTCCTGCGCTCCAACACGCATTTGGAACTCGAGACCTACTGAGTTCAGAGAAGGGGCCGGGGATCGTCCCTCTCGGGGGTGCCGTTCCAGAACGTTTTCCCCAGGGATTCGAGTTTGGAACCCACGAGATCCTTGCCGAAATCGGTTATCGCCACAATCTGCACCTTGTTACCGGCGATGAGGACGTCCTTTCTGGACATCATGATCTCCCTAATGGGGCCGGATGCGCAGGCCGTGGTGAAATCGCAGTTGTCGAAGAGCATCTCCGCCTGTTTCCTGTTGAGGGTGCTGGTGTGCACCCCGACGATCACGGCGGAATCGCCGAAGGCCTTCCGGATGGCGAGGGCGTCCAGGGGCCTGGAGACGGTGACTGCGAATTTCCTGAATCCCTTCGAGAATGCCAGGGCCGCACCCGCGGCCTGGTCGATGGGTGTCGTGCGGGGATCCACGACATTGTCCCTTCCGACGGCATCAAGGACGACGTTCAGAGGTGAAGTCTCGATTATTCCGGAGATCCTCCCGCAAAGACCCTGCAGGACCTCCGGATCGGTGACGACGGCGGAACCGCAGCCGTCGGCCACAATTACCGCCGCGTCTATCTTACCGTCTCTGATCGCCTTGTTCAGGATCTCCGACACCCCGAACGTGACGATGTCCGGGGCGCGGACCACGCGGTCCTCGGTAAAGAGGCCGAAGTCCCTGATGCGGAACTCTATGTTCTGGCGGACGGCATCCTCGTCGATGGTCTCGATATTCCTCATCTTGTTGAACATCGGGCAGTATCTCAGGACGGGCGGTCTCATCTCGACGATCTTCCCGTCGGAGACGACCACGGTCGCCATCCCGAGCACCTCCATGACGTGCCTGTCCGCCATTTGGATCACTCGATGACTTCCGCTCTCTCGATGACGACATCCTTGAGGGGGCGGTCGTTCCTGCTCCTGGGGACCTCGCTGATCTTCACGACGAGCTCGTATCCCTGGGTGACCTCCCCGAAGACGGGGTGGGCGTAGGGGGTCGAGGGGTTGTCCCAGTCCAGGTAGCCGTTGTCGGCCACGTTGATGAAGAACTGGGAGCCTCCGGAATGTGGGCGTCCGGTGTTGGCCATGGCGATGGTCCCGGGCTGGTTGCTGTGGCCCTTGACCTTCTCGTCGTCGATGGTGTATCCCGGACC
This is a stretch of genomic DNA from Thermoplasmatales archaeon BRNA1. It encodes these proteins:
- a CDS encoding putative PilT protein; amino-acid sequence: MGINLDAQVRNVLGDVRFVVPGPLIGELKHLTETNRHAKPALALARTKEIVQCDSFGDDAVIEVAEREHGYILTNDKELRRRARKQLIPLLFLRSNTHLELETY
- a CDS encoding putative methanogenesis marker protein 8, with translation MADRHVMEVLGMATVVVSDGKIVEMRPPVLRYCPMFNKMRNIETIDEDAVRQNIEFRIRDFGLFTEDRVVRAPDIVTFGVSEILNKAIRDGKIDAAVIVADGCGSAVVTDPEVLQGLCGRISGIIETSPLNVVLDAVGRDNVVDPRTTPIDQAAGAALAFSKGFRKFAVTVSRPLDALAIRKAFGDSAVIVGVHTSTLNRKQAEMLFDNCDFTTACASGPIREIMMSRKDVLIAGNKVQIVAITDFGKDLVGSKLESLGKTFWNGTPERDDPRPLL
- a CDS encoding Peptidyl-prolyl cis-trans isomerase (rotamase) - cyclophilin family, which produces MVQVILHTNMGDIALRMYDDMPITVGNFVKLAKSGFYDGTIFHRVIDGFMIQGGDPEGTGCGGPGYTIDDEKVKGHSNQPGTIAMANTGRPHSGGSQFFINVADNGYLDWDNPSTPYAHPVFGEVTQGYELVVKISEVPRSRNDRPLKDVVIERAEVIE